The segment TTAAATCGGGTAGGAATCGATCCTACGGTTTCCGTTCCTGCGACAGCTACAACTCGCCCTCTAACCTCAATTGTCAGTTTGGTGCCAACGGGAGGAACACTTCCGTGATTTGCATAGAATTGATGGCTCGCCACATCTTCTAGAATCGCGGCAAACGCTTGGCCGCATTTATCGGATCCGCTTGCGCCGCCTGAAGCTCCAGCACCCAAATCGGATTTAGGAGAACCGGAATAATCACTGAAATTTCCAGATCCGCTGCTACCCATCGCCCCCTCCTCTGTGGATTTTGTGACGCTATCCGAGGGAGTAATATAAAGGCAACAGCTAGTTAGCGGCACAGCGCTTAGTTGGCGACTGCTGACGTGACCCCGTCTAATTCCTCCAGATAGGTATCGAAAATACGGTGCATGGGATGCCCGCTGCCGGAGTGCGGACAGTCCACACCTGGGCTTCGGGATTTGCCGTCTGAACGGCAAAGAAGGGTTGCCCCCTGCCCAGCACCATCACATCCAAAGCCACCAGCGAGCCATCCTCCCTTCCCCATGTCAAAAGTCAGAAAATGTCATGGGCGCGCTTGCACCTTCACTGGCACGTTTGGAGGAAGTTCAGCGGGCGCACGCTCGACAAAAATTTACGGAAAGGAATGTAATCCGTCACATAAGATCCTCTACAATTTCTCCGATTTGATTAGCTGCTGCTAAGGCGGGATCCGCATCCACATGCGCGTAACGCAAAGTAGTTTGCGCCTGTGAATGGCCCAACAACCTCCCAATTATTGGAAGGCTTGCACCTTGCCCTACCGCTATGCTCGCCGCGGTATGCCGGAGATCGTGTAGCCTCACTCCCTCAACCCCAGCGTCTTCACAGACCCTCATCCATGGCTTACGTAAATTTACCATCGGCTTGCTCGCGACTTGACCAGGAAAAACAAAATCAGATCCCGCAGCAATCTCTCTTTGGCGCTGGAGCAATGCCAAAGCGGCATGACTCAAATAGATCGCCTTTTCTCCAGTTTTGCTATCAGGCAAAATGAGAATCCGGCGCTCCCAATCAATCCAGGACCATTGAGCCGTTAGCAACTCGTTTAGACGTGCTCCGGTCAACAACAACAAGTGCATGACATTCGCCGACGAAGGAAGTAATTTACCTTGCGCCACAAGCTTTTTAATAGATATTCCTACCCGCTGAATTTCTTCAGCTGCTAAGTATCGAGTTCGAGGCTTTTCATCATATCGCTGTATATAGCGACAGGGGTTACTCCCCGCCTCGCGCCATTCCCAGACCTCTGCGAGCGTCATTAGACGCGAACAGAGTGCAAGAACGCGGTTTGCACGGTACGGCGCATGTTTCATGCTTTTGTGAAATTGATCAATTTCTCCGCGTGATATCCCATCGACCGTCCGCCTTCCAAATTTAGGTCCGATAAGGTCACGCCACTGACTTTGATATTCCTGTCGCGTTTGCGGCTTTCGAAGCTGAAGATACTCGCCCTCAAAGCGAATCCAGACATCATTTAGCGTTGGTGCGCTACGACGCTTAAACTTTTCCCCTTGCGGATCCTCCCCACGCGCAACGGCTGCCAAGACCTGTTGCGCCATCCCTCGGGCCTGGTCGCAAGTAACCTGCCCATGTCCACCCAACGAAATCCAGCGCTGTTGAGCTCCCCTTCCGCCCCCGTTCGCACGATACTTCACGACGTATTTCTTACTACCGCTAGGCAGAGCCTTAACCCCAAAGCCAGCGATCAGATCGTCCCAGAGAAATACTGGCCTAGCCCCAACACACTCCAACGTATCGACAGACCTTTTCGTTATCTTAGCCACGCACCCCTCCGCCTACAGCGAATTCTTGCTACCAAGAGCTCAGCCATCTAGCAACCACATAGCAACCACCACCAAGAGAAAAGCAGATATGAAAGTGGGAAGCCCGAGGATGAGAGATTAAAATAAATTATTCATTTTCTGCATGTTATGCTATTTTATAGAAAGCTGTAGAAACACAGAAAAGCGAGAAAAAACTGACTTTTAATCAGTAGGTCGCTGGTTCGAATCCAGCACGGCTCACCACCATTTCCAAGGGCCTCGCAGCGATGCGAGGCCCTTTGCTTTTGCAGTGCCCACCACATTCCCCTTCGCACTCACTCTTGCGGGCAGGAACGTTCGCTAGGCGCACTTCTTGGCCGCTTAGGAGCTCGATCGCGACGTCCAGAAGCTTGACACTAGCTAACAGCCATCGTCGACCGGCCTGAAGGGCGGCGCCTAGAACTTTCCTACCGTCCCGTGCACTGCAGAGAATGACGGCTACCGTCAGCAGCGTACCTTCATCCGCGTTCCATCTCGTACTCGTCGAGCATGCGATAGCGGATGCGGATCTCATCCGCATCGCTTCGCAGCTTGCTGCGGTCGCTGAAGGGCGTGGCTGGGTCCTCGGCTCGCGCTTCCAAGATGCGGGCGCGCAGCAACTCGTCCGGACCACTAAGCGTGCCGACCGCTTCTAGCTCTTGTTCCGCACCATCGTAGTCACTCTGGGCGAGTTTGATTCGCGCCTCAAGGCCGGCAACTGCACCCACCGCTCCTCGCGCCTTCAGGAACTCAATGTCCTCACGTGCCACGCGAAGGTCACCCGCCTCGGCCGCTGCGACCGCGCGTAACCGTCGAATGAAGGTTTGCCCGCCCGAGCCCCGTTGCAGCACGTCGGTCAGCATTGTCTTAGCTCGACTAAAGTCTTGGTCGCGCCGCATGATCAACATGGCCTGCCTGCCGTCGGCATAAACCTCCTGGCGATTGAGCGAGCTAAGGGTGCGAATGACCCGCTCCGCCCCGCTCCAGTCGCCCTGTGCAATAAGCATACCCGCTTGCACGTCGAGCAGGACCGGATTCCTGCCGATGTATGCCTCCTGGCGCGCGAACTGCCTGAAGCTCATGCGTTTATAGAGTTCCTAATTCCACGAATGGGCCGGCGTGCGGACCTAATCCTGTTGGTCGATGGCGTTGTCTTTGTCATTGAATACAAGCTCGGGGCGATCCAATATGACCGTTCTAGTCTTGACCAAGTCTATGGATATGGGCTCGATCTCAAGCACTTCCACGAGCCAAGTCACAACCGGACGATTGTTCCCATATTGGTCGCCACCCACGCGCCTGATAATTACGGGCGACCGTTTCAATGGGATGATGACAGGCTAGGACGACCATTGGGCGTGAACCCTGAAGGGCTCCTGCCGGCTATTCATCATATGTGCCGTGTCTATGGCGGCGCCGATAATGATGCAGTGGCCTGGGAGGCCGGGCGCTATCGGCCGACGCCCACGATTGTTGAGGCGGCCCAGGCTCTCTATCGCGGTCATGCGGTTGAGGAAATTTCCCGCTCGGAGGCCGGGGCGGAAAATCTTACCCATACAGCCGACTATGTTGCCAACGCGATCGAGTTAGCCAAGCGCGACCGTCGTAAGATCATCTGCTTCGTTACAGGGGTGCCAGGCTCGGGAAAGACCCTCGCCGGCCTCAATTTAGCTACTGCGCGACAGCGCGCGCACAGCGATGAGCACGCAGTATTCCTTTCGGGGAATGGCCCCTTGGTCGATGTATTGCGTGAGGCACTTGCATTGGATGCAGTGGCAAGAGCACGCGAGGACGGCGTCAAAACATCCAAGACCCAGGAAGATCGTCGCGCCGCCGCATTCATCCAAAACATCCATCATTTTCGCGATGACGCGCTCGCCTCGCGCGATGCCCCGGTTGAGAAGGTTGCGGTATTTGACGAGGCCCAACGCGCTTGGGATGTCGAGCAGACGTCAAAGTTCATGCAGCAGAAAAAGGGACAAATCGGCTTTTCCATGTCAGAGCCGGAGTTCCTGCTTTCCGTAATGGACAGGCACGAGGATTGGTGCGCGATCATCTGTTTGGTTGGCGGCGGCCAAGAGATCAACACCGGGGAAGCCGGCATCGAGGAATGGCTGCGCGCGCTGGAGCGTAGCTTCCCGCATTGGCAGGTACATCTTCCCGAGAGCTTAGCTCATCCCTGCCAACTGACCGACGAGGTATCGACGCCCGCGCTTCATCTAGCTACTTCGCTGCGATCGTTCCGTGCAGAGCGCCTGTCTGATTTCGTGGGTCATGTGATTACCGGCAATGCCTCGGCTGCGAGACAGGTCAACAAGGAGCTGACCAACTTTCCGCTCTACGTCACCCGCGACTTAGATCAGGCGCGGCGTTGGCTACGTTCCAAGCGTCGCGGCGCCGAGCGAGCCGGGTTGTTGGCCTCGTCTAATGCGGCGCGTCTCAAGCCTCATGGCGTGTTCGTGAAAGCTAAAATTGAGCCGGCTAAGTGGTTCTTGGCCCCCAGCGACGACGTGCGATCTTCCGATGCGCTAGAGGACGCGGGAACAGAGTTTGACGTCCAAGGACTGGAGTTGGATTGGACGTGCTTGTGCTGGGATGCAAATTACCGCCGCGTTGGTGATGGATGGCGGGCTTTACAGTTCAAGGGCACGCGCTGGCAGGCGGTCAATGACGAGGCGCGTAAGGCATATGTTGCAAATGCCTATCGTGTTTTGCTTACCCGTGGCCGGCAAGGGATGGTGGTGTTTGTACCCGAAGGTTCAGATGAAGATGCCACACGGATGCCAACCGTCTATGACGACGTCTATTCCTTCCTGGTGGAATGTGGGTTTGCCCCCTTGTAAGGGGGACGGCCCTCCGCCTCGGTGCTTGAAGGTGTTGGCGATTGTTAGCCTTTAGCGCCCCTAAGTCGCCCCACCTATTTCCCCTCGCATGCCTTCGGGGCTGGTAGGGGTGGCTACGGGGGATCGGGTTTCGCAGGGGCGCATTTTGGACGATCACCTATTACGAAAATCCCTGTAATCGGCTAAATTCGGGCTTCTGCGGGGTTCTACGAAAAGCTGCAAACCGGGCTTTTAATCAGTAGGTCGCTGGTTCGAATCCAGCACGGCTCACCACCATTCCCAAGGGCTTCGCAGCGATGCGAGGCCCTTTGCTTTTGCAGCACTCATGTTCGCATGCGCTCTGGCTGAGATCAGGCCTTAATTGACGCCCTTTCGGCGGCGGGTTCAGATCAATGAAAATCGCGCGATTTTGGGATGACGCGAACATCGCGGGGGTGCTTGCGCAACTGACGGGGCGCCTGCGGATGGCGAACTTCGTCCCCTGGCGAAGCGCAGGCTGTCTTGCTTCCGCGATCGTCGAGCATCTCCAGCATTGCGCTGCGGTCGAACACGCGGTTGACCATGAGATGGACCACATCTTCCTTGCTGCGCTGGATTACCCCTTCGATCACCATCAGCCGTGCAGACATGACCGCACGGCGCTGACGCTCCATGTCACGTGACCAGAGCAGGGCATTGGTAATTCCGGTCTCATCCTCGATGGTGATGAACACCGCGTTGCCCTTGCCGGGACGCTGGCGGATCAGCACGACACCGGCAACACGCAGTTTGCGACCATCCGGCGCATGATTGGCGGCGTTGCAGCTTGTCACACCTTCGCGAGTGAGGACTTCGCGCAGGAACTGCAGTGGATGCCCTTTCAGCGAAAGCCGGACGGTCTGATAGTCTGCCACAACCTCTTCAGCGCGTGTCATTGCAGGCAGGTTTGCATCCGGCTCACGTCCCAGTTCAGGGGCTTGCGCGGCGGTAAAGAGCGGGAGTTGG is part of the Sphingomonas sp. C3-2 genome and harbors:
- a CDS encoding site-specific integrase; protein product: MAKITKRSVDTLECVGARPVFLWDDLIAGFGVKALPSGSKKYVVKYRANGGGRGAQQRWISLGGHGQVTCDQARGMAQQVLAAVARGEDPQGEKFKRRSAPTLNDVWIRFEGEYLQLRKPQTRQEYQSQWRDLIGPKFGRRTVDGISRGEIDQFHKSMKHAPYRANRVLALCSRLMTLAEVWEWREAGSNPCRYIQRYDEKPRTRYLAAEEIQRVGISIKKLVAQGKLLPSSANVMHLLLLTGARLNELLTAQWSWIDWERRILILPDSKTGEKAIYLSHAALALLQRQREIAAGSDFVFPGQVASKPMVNLRKPWMRVCEDAGVEGVRLHDLRHTAASIAVGQGASLPIIGRLLGHSQAQTTLRYAHVDADPALAAANQIGEIVEDLM
- a CDS encoding DUF2075 domain-containing protein; the encoded protein is MVDGVVFVIEYKLGAIQYDRSSLDQVYGYGLDLKHFHEPSHNRTIVPILVATHAPDNYGRPFQWDDDRLGRPLGVNPEGLLPAIHHMCRVYGGADNDAVAWEAGRYRPTPTIVEAAQALYRGHAVEEISRSEAGAENLTHTADYVANAIELAKRDRRKIICFVTGVPGSGKTLAGLNLATARQRAHSDEHAVFLSGNGPLVDVLREALALDAVARAREDGVKTSKTQEDRRAAAFIQNIHHFRDDALASRDAPVEKVAVFDEAQRAWDVEQTSKFMQQKKGQIGFSMSEPEFLLSVMDRHEDWCAIICLVGGGQEINTGEAGIEEWLRALERSFPHWQVHLPESLAHPCQLTDEVSTPALHLATSLRSFRAERLSDFVGHVITGNASAARQVNKELTNFPLYVTRDLDQARRWLRSKRRGAERAGLLASSNAARLKPHGVFVKAKIEPAKWFLAPSDDVRSSDALEDAGTEFDVQGLELDWTCLCWDANYRRVGDGWRALQFKGTRWQAVNDEARKAYVANAYRVLLTRGRQGMVVFVPEGSDEDATRMPTVYDDVYSFLVECGFAPL